The following DNA comes from Cryptococcus deuterogattii R265 chromosome 2, complete sequence.
GAGTAGAGGAATGGTTGAGCAGATGATAAATGACGGCAAGAAGCTAGTCCAGTGATCGACATAGTACGTAAAGGCTCCGCCAAGAAGCGTGTTTCTATTTTTGTTTGGGCCCTTGCTTACGTATTGAAACTTCATAACGAGCGAGAATCAAAGTGGTCTTTCCTCCAACTTCACATCGCATGCCAGATTCATTTCCTTCTATAAAACCAGACTACCTATTCGTCTATTTGTACGCATACCGTGGACACCTCCAAGATTGTATGGAAATAGCTAGGAGCCCCAGCCTTCGGTAACGGTCGTATCCTTCCATAGTCCAACAAGCCCTCAGACCCTCTACCACTCACTCGCCAATGGCGCaactttctctcttcaacttATCTTCATATCCACAATCAGTGCATTGATAGTATAACGCTCTCCCTCATCACCATTCTCTATTATGTTCAGCTATCTACCCTCATTACTCGATCACGGTTCCTGTCAATCACTGTAAGAAGCGGGGGGAACCAAGTCCTCGTTGATtcaggtggaggaagaatatTGCGGTGATTAAGAGCAGAATCACTGTCTTCCCATTCTGGAACAAAACTAAGGGAtttgtcatcatcagtGATACAGTTGTTCGAGCGGAATGGTTGAGATATTGGAGCATGACCCCGCCAAGATTGGTGGCAGTTTCCCTAAGGTCGAGCTGGATTCGGAGATTGTCGTTAAAGCCGGTGGCTACTGAGAGATAGCGTCGGACTCTAAATAGGAGCCTTGATATCAGTAAAAGCGTATCGGAATGGTATCGGTTGACTAGTACTTACCTAGTCTCATCACCGGATAGCATTAGCTGTTACCGTCCCTTGCCAGATCGGGAAACATGttcagaggaagagcagatCTCGATGACTTGGGGAAAGGAGCCAAATGCTTACGAATTTGAGGTAATACATCTGTTCGGATGccatgaaagaaggagcgaTGAAAATGCCCATGGCAGAATTAGGATGCTAAGTGGTTTCTCAGTCTTCCCTAATCAATCTGGAGCATGAGACTGAGTGTGTCGACTGTTAGGATTTCCAGGGCCTTAAGAGTCAGGTTCGCAGTTATCAGCAAAATGAAGACGGTTGTTTCTTGGACTAAAAATCCGGAAGAGGACATGCAATGACGATGTGCCTTCCCAAAGATGCCACAGATGTTGATCAGGTGACGAATGTTGACCGCTGGTTCTCCTTTGTGTCGCTGCGTCTTCATTACATGTATGTCGGAAGGACTGTGGTCTTGGCGTCGCGCTTCAATCAAATTGTCCGCCAGCCGAAATATGCATGAAATAGTAGTGTTAACAGTGACTTTTAGGTTGTTACCAGAAAGAGATTTGCGAATCTAATATAATGTATTATAAACATGTCTAGCATTTCTAGACTAACAAATATAATTGTTCAATGCAATCGTTCTGTACTGAAGAATATTCTCAATGTTCAGGAAAAGGAGTAATAgaaaaaaagcaaaaacaaacgaaaacaaaatagcaaaaacaaaatcaaACTAataaaagagaaaagaagaaagaaaaactCATGAGGCCATTATAATGTCACCAGGATAGCAAATATCCCAGTTGCAATGACCACCGCACTTCCCAGCCCGCCAGTTTGTGGTAAAGCCCCACTTTTCGATCCCAAACCATCATTGTTCGTATGCCCTGCTCGTCCAGCATTGTTCCAGTCCTTATGTGCAGCGTACGCCATCACAAGGAAACTCTGCCCTTCAGGAGATTCCTCACCCTGCTCAGAGAAATCGAGGGGGTTGACGACTTGTGTAAGGTATCCAGTGGAGTTTACGTAGGATGATGCAGCGGAAAGGAGACCGAGAGCCATGTCGACATAGTCATTGGTGATGCCAAGGGTTGATAAACGACTTAAGGCAGAGCTTAGTACAGTCGACATGAACAAAATGGGAGTGCACTTACAGACCAACGTGAGACATGAGGGCTGCTGAAGAGGCGTCTTCGAATGAAGAAGTATTGTTAATGTAATTGTAGAAGATGCCGTTACTCGTCTACTCATCGTCAGACGTCTGCTTGAACCTAGTTAACATATTGAACTCACGATGTAAGGCTTGGATGCGTCTAGGATTTCCCTGACCCATGACTCCAAATCGCTCTTCTCACTATTCAACTGATCCGAAAAGCTCGACCAGTTGATGGTTGCCCAAACCCTCAACATTCCCGCCGCAGCCCAACCATTACCAGTTGCCCAAAGGTTAGTGTCTGAAGTTCCATTGCCGCCTGTGATGTGAATCCATAATCCGTTGGATTGACGGAGAGCGTCTCGATAAAGCTTACATTGCTGATACGCTTGTTGAAGGAGCGTTTGGTTGTTATCGAGGGCACCGTAGTATGCTAGAGGAAATGAGCGCAGTTTTGACATGAGTTACTAATAGACATACCAAGGAAAGGTGGAACCATGTAAACACTGTCTGACCACAGTTGTACTTGATCCGCTCGGTGAGAGATAGCTCCAGCAGATGTCTATGGGATATTTAGCCAGACAGACACTATGGCACCCAGATTTGTACGAGAGAGAGACCTACCTTGGGGACGTCGTACAGAAGATAATTGagctcttctctcgctgCATCACTGTAACTGACTCCATTAACTTGTGCATTGCCTGTGCTTGCATTGGCCAGAAGTATGGTCACACCCAAGCTGGCGGGGTCACCAGCAGCGTCGTCCTCAAGCAGGGTGCTACCACCGTGAGCTGCAGCAGAACTGTTGCTCGGGGGACGATTACTCATTGTCACTTGGGCCACACCAACGACGTCCTTAATGTCATTCTCGTCAAATTTAGccggaagaggaatgggagaTGACGAGGCAAAGACAGAGTAGCTGGGATATTTGCTTTCGAGGATAGCCTGCGATTTGGTACCGTTTTCCCAGCTGTCAGACCGTCAATGCTTGACGGTCACATGGTCGACCAAGCAACGCACCTATGGGTAGAAATGACTTCCATAACATTATACACCTTCTCCTGAAGTTTGTTGCTGAGATGTGTTGCTGATGCCAAGGGCAAGGCAGCCAGTAGGATCAGAGTGAGATTGGGACTCCTCATGTCAAGCCAGCGGCTACGATCTATGGGGCACAACACAGTGGACAGTGATATGTATGGGCAATGTGATACACAGTATGCAGTGCAGATAATCATCGACCTGGGCAGCTTTCTACTATTTATCTATTAAAAGATTTCGCGTTCCGACTGTGGAGTGCTCACGTATGACGTTTGCTTGTTGATTTTATTTGTCGAGACTCCTGGGACGCGTAAGACTTGCTTGGCGTCGTGGTTCCAATGAAATTCTGAGCTAGTCTGTAGTACAGAAAGGCCCTTCATcgccagaagaagagaagaagaatgagaacatccatcttcacATGCTCATATGGGAAACTATCCTCTCTGCCAAAGCAGTGCACAGTGTCCATTTTGCTGGGCGTTTCTTACTGGGTTGTGTGCGACGAGCAAACAAGAAACGTCGCTCGAGCGTCGTCGGCACCCTTCGGGAATCGGCGTTAATTGATGATTACCTGACTGCGGAACGGGTCTGGCGGAGCATGTCATTTATTTACCTTCTTATTTGTTTCTCAAGCCTGGACTGGGGAAATTATCAATTACGTGTGCGTTACAGCATTGGGATGGATATCAGTAAATAGCGTCAAAAACATACAAGCCCCCGTGGCGCAATCGGTAGCGCGCACGACTCTTAGAGTCTGCTTGAACCGGTTACGGgccatcatctcaatcgTGCGGTTGCGGGTTCGAGCCCCGCCGGAGGCTTCCTTTTTGATGGGTTTTTTTTGCCTTCTCTTGAGTATGTTGCCGCTCGCAAAGGCATGCTCTTGTACACTGCATACGACTGTGCAACGAAGGTATCCTGCAAATAACTGTCAACAAGCATTTGCACAAGgtcttcaagctcatcaacaacGACATTAATGAAGAATAACGGGACATGGTTGCCATTTTTAGGAGGAATAGACGCATAACGAACACAGACAAAATGCCGGGGTGTCATTTTCAATCCGCCCTatcactttcttcttctaatCCTCGTCGGGGTCTTCCTTACAACATCATCTAATCCCCCAGTATCGATTTTCGGAAGAGTTTTAAAATAGGAGATGTACGAGAACAATATATTCGCGTCTCATGCCCATAATCAATGGATATATCATATCATATCGGTCTTCTCCGAGTCCGATAAAGCGATAAGTAAGGGGTGGAGGGAAGCTGGAAGCAACCAACCATCTTTGAGTTTTCTCACCCAATGAGTGATCCAGGGCGAGTTATCCGGAAGATAGAAGCTACCCATAACACATACACTGCCTTCGTTCTTTGGCTTTTACTATCTCACATTGTCAGTGACTCGCTGTCGGATCTATATCTCAGTATCGTCCCAATTGAGACAGATATGGCAGTCACTAAAGCCTCAACACATGACGTTCTTCCGGTCAATATGACATTTCCCCTTGAAGTTAGTCATGTCATTAGTAATAGAGGAGGCTGTTAGAAAGCTCGTCGATGGTTGGGGGCTGAGGGATCAGTGGAGGCATTAATTTGCTCgcaaaggcaagaagatgattggggaagatgaagttaTCACTTTCGATATAAGCTGTGACTTCATTAGTTCGACCCATCCTCTGCTCTCACACATACCGAAATAGCGGATATATCATAATTTAGTGGGCGACAGTGGGCCCTTCCCTTGCAAACAGATCTCTTTCTTAGGCACTACTAGCTTGCTTCAGGTGGCATCCGATCTAAAGTTATTTTTATTTGTAATGCAGTTCTAGCTGTAGCACTAACAATGAGCATTACAGATCAAACTTCAAAGCATCATTCTACCATCCAGCAGGTGGTGATCATGGCTTCAACAGAGCTTCTTCCCGGTTCGAACTCAAAAGATTCGGTCGGAGTAGTGACAGTCAAAAAAGTGCTCTGGTAAGTGTACAATGTTGATTGTGCAAAAAGCTGGCTAAGATCTGTTTACTTACTGTCAAGCATCTAAATAATGTCCATGCGCATCCGGAAAGACCCATATGTTGTCTCCCAGAAGACCCAAAGACACCTATTTTGCGTAAAGTATCGGACAGCCGTACGTATCCCTTGTATATATCTCCTACCGCAAATGTCTCCTGCACCTGATACCCTATGCAGACAACTTCAATATGCCACCGTTTGCCCATGCTATGGAGTGACACGGTCGAAAGTACCAAGTGTATTATCGCTTAGTAATTGGCTTCTTTACGCTGGGAATTTGTCACGGTCCAACCTTAGGCTGTGTGACGCACGTCGGGTAGtcgagaaaagagagggagaaactAGGAGATGAAAATAAGGAAAGAATAGAGCGAAAAAACTAGGGTGTCTGGGTAGCTAGACCTGGGTTGGTGGATGGACTGGATATTTCTAAATGTTGTTGGACTTGGAAGGTTTCACTCCCGCACTTGCACTGAGGGATAATATGGGTGAAGAGGCTAACTAAAGGGAACTCTACTGTAGTACAAATCTATCGTCCTCGATTTAGGTCCTCCCTCCACTGAGATCTTACGATCCGTCTGTAACAGCAGTATCGCAGAACTATCAGATAGGATTTGAGATGTTCCACTAATATGGATCGGTACATCCAGATCGTTCCAGATTATTGCTTTCGGCGTTGCTTGTTTTTGGACTCCTGACTTTGTATGTATCGTTTATTGTTTGCGAATAATCAGTCTTCAAAGGACTGTAATGCTGTCCAAGGTAAAACTAAAAGTAAGAGAATTACGTAGTACGCTATCCAAAATGGCGGTTGCATATTAACTCCTTAGGTACGTATTCTACAgcttctcaatcttctcaGCAATCTCAccaactccatcttccCACTTCCAGTCGTCCTTATCAGCAATCTCAAGACTCGCTAAGTTCCTTCCCGaatccttcccttcctccaaacCGTTGGCGTGCTCGCCGGGAGCAGCGGATCGCCAGTGCCAAAGAGGAGTGAATTGGTCCGGTTTCTTTTCGAGAGCATTTACAACATGCTGAAGAATATGTGAGTTTTTGCACCGATTTAGGGAGCTGGGCGCTATTCAAAGCCCAAAAGAGCACGCACTTTGCCTAAAACAGGAAGAAACTTGAATCCATGTCCCGAACCACCAGAAGCTACAAACAAACTGTCCGAATAACCTGGAACGTAGTCGATCACGAAAGAATTGTCGATACTGTCCGTGTACCAGCACATACGGGTATCAGTTATACCGATCGGCCTGAGTTCCGGGAAGATCTCGCCAACAGCTTTCTTGATGTTGTCAATAGCTTTTTTGGGAAGGTTTTCTGCTTTATCGGTGGTGTACTTTGTCTTTGGCACCGAGAGCTCCCTAATAGAAAAAGAATTAGGCCTCTACAATACTTTCACAAACAAAGTGAAAAGGGTAACGCTGTCGCACCTCCCTGTTTTGGGGTGCTTTTGATAGTTGGTCCATTTGCGCCCACGGTCTGTATGTATTATGTATTGTGAGTGACTATCCTTCGCATCGATGAATATCCGTATCTCAATTGGGTTGAGCTATGtgaggggaggagagagactCACAGCCAACCTTGATCTTCCCGTCCTTAGTGCGAGGGAAACCGTAGAAGCCTCCGTATTCCGGACTATAATGACCGGTCAAACCGTATGCCCAAACTGGGAACCTTTCAGGAGAGAACTACGCGAGCTATCAGCTATTGGGATCAAAACGTTATTTTCGAGCAGGGGTACAAACATACCTTCTCCCAAAGGTCATGGCGCTCCTTTGGAAGCTGGATGGTACAGACAGATCCGGCGGTAGTTTCGAGCAAACCGTCTACTTCAGGCACAACACTAGGAGTCCATCCACCACCTAAAAATGTAATGTCAGCTTCAACTCCTTTATATGTGAGAGCAGCAGGAAGAAATATGAATAAACGTACAAGCAATGACGACCACATCCGTCCCATGCTTCACCCCATCAACCGTCTTCAACCCCACCAACTTTttattctctccttcaccttgaACCAAAAGCTCGTCCAATTTGCCCGTTTCCGGCCCAAGTAAAAATTTAacaccttccttctcagcgAGATATCGAGCCCAAGCACATGCCTTGTCGGCAACTGTGAATCCAGCAGAAGTGTCGAAAAACCCAGTAAGTCGACCACCTTCGAGGTTCTTGAGCGAGGCTGCTTTGATAGAATAATTTGTTGAAGGATCCGCggcctccttctcagctAAGCGGTCCATATCAGCCGTATCTTTCTTTGGCACCAAATCAGCTTCAATTTGAAGGATACGTCTGGAGATATACGAGTAAAGCTTACGATGACATGTTGATGGTGTCGTAGCCCCGCTttctcaagctcatccAAGCACATCTCGTCGTACTCTGAGAGTTGTTCTCCATTTGATATTCTGAGGAAACCACAGGGAACGAAAGGCTGATCCTCAGGAGTCAACCCCGGGGGCAGTTGGTCGGCAGGGGTCTCTGAGATTTGTTTATTCCATTCGAGCCAGATAGGTCTCCCAGAAAAGGCGAGGTCTTGATACTCGGTTTCGTCACCACTGTATTGCGAGGATtaggaggaaaaaagaataagCAAAGAAGTCGAAGAGTCCTTACTATGAGCATCGGTAGATCTTGTTTACATCGGCACTTGCTCCATCACATCCTTTACTGGGATCATAGGCGTTGACATCGTATGGCTGATAATCGTAGATAGTGACGTCCTTGTagccattcttcttcagatgGAGGGAGGTAGAAAGACCAAAAACGCCTGGGTAGCCGTTGAGCAGATAGCCGATGCTAAACGTCTTGAAAGGTATAGCACTCACCTGCCCCGATGATCGCAATTTTGCTATCGATAGTTGTCATCTTGTTTGTCGTTTGTTTATTTGGTGAAGAATCTCAGATGAAGTCAATCACGGAAGAATATTGAGATTGAATGGTTTGTATGGACTCTAATGAAGGTGCAGAGAGGCTACAGAATCTACTCATACTTGCCTAAATTAATATGAGGCGATTCCAAGACAATGCTAATCAGTGAGTCAAGTGCGTGTTATCACGGAGGTCGGCAAAAAAACAGAGCCGACGGCCAAACCCGAAAAGACGGGATAAGGATgtcatttcttcccattcgtCGTTCGCCCCAACGATATGAGATAACCGTGCTCGCTGCCACTTTTACCCTTCGGCGGAACTAATTAGCCGTCATTCCCATCAGCCATCCACAGTACTGTACCAAGATTAGACTGCTTTTATCGATGCCCGCCTCTCTCCATAGctattttttttcttcgtctaTCATTAGGATAGACCATACTTAGGCGGACGTCGTTATTCTTTTTCGCGAGATAGGACATCTTCGAGACTTGAGGCTCCTTCAGTGATATCTTGGGGCAATGCTATCTGGGAGCGAAACATGGCCAGATATGAAGAGCATCTCTGATCTTTGATCTGCTACCTGCTGATTGCCATTTATGAAGGTGGAGTTGTTGTAGATAAAGCGTAAACATGCTGCGGTGAAAGGTGAGACAAATCCCAGCATATCCAGCATTAATAATTGAATGCATCGCCCCAAACACTCAAACACCGTGACTTCGGAACAGGGTCAATGACATCCAGTTCACCGTCCACCCAATGATACAAGTCGGATATTCGCGAAGATAAGACAAACCAGGGCATACAACGCTAGAATGGAGGTTATTGTCTCCAGATAAGGTACAATATCATGTCAATCCGTGTCTCTACCGTGACAATATATAACAATCATGCGGTCCCTCACCCCTAGCCGGCCCCCCCTGAGCGCCTTCCATATCCACAACAATGTCCAAGTTAGAATCAGGATCATCGCTCCAGGTTATCAAAGACGAAGCTGCTCGAGACTCTGTCACtaaggtggaagaggtggcCGAAATCTTAGACTATTCTTTtgccaaagaagaaaaccGATCCGTCGTACGCAAGTTAGATTTGCACATCTTACCTTTGGTCTGGGGTACGTCACTCATCCGTAGAATTTGCCCTGCATTCAAACTAATAGTCGGTATCAGCTTGTTATCTCTTCAATTCCCTCGACCGTAACAATGTCTCTAACGCCAAATCAGATGGAATGACCACCGACCTCAACTTCCCTGACGAAGGCTATAGCATTATGCTTACCGTCTTTACCGTCCCTTTCGCCTGTCTTGTTGTTCCCGGTGTCATGCTCACAAGAAAGATTGGTCCAAAGATCACTATTCCAGGTTATATGTTTGGCTGGGGTGCGATGGCAATGATTAACGCTGCATGTAAGAACTTTGCAGGTGTTCTCATTGTTCGTTTGAGTGGGTGATCTGAGTTAATACTTTATGAGGGTAACTGATGTGGCATACAGTTCTGGGTGCCTTCGAGGCTGGTTTCGCTGCATCTTTGATTTTCTATCTTACCACTTTTTACACTAGAGGAGAACTTGGCAAGGTGCGCGGCCATTGTAGCTTCGACTGATCTGCAATGACTCACTAACAAGCTTATAGCGAGTCGCCGCCTTCTACTCCTGTCAGGCTCTCTCCGGTGCTTTTTCCGGCCTTATCGCCTACGGTGTCTTCCAAATGGACTCCAAACTATGGGGTTGGCaaatccttttcctcatcgaaGGCGCTTTCACTGTCGCCTTTGCCATCCTTGCCGGCCTCATGCTCCCATGGTCCCCTAGCACGGCATCATTCTTGACCGAccgagagaaggaggttgcCCGTCTTCGTATCTTGAAGGATGGTTCTACGACCGTCGACACTAAGTTTAACAGGAaggtcttcttcaagccttTGAAAGACTGGAAGTTCTACATCTTCGCTTCTATCGGTACGTTTGTTTATTGCACGTTTTGAGGCCCCCAGCTAATAAACGAATTTAGCTCTCTGTTACGGTGTCGCCACCTTTGTGGCTGGCAGTTTCCTCACCCAAATCATTGGCCGATTCCATTACTCCGTTGTCAAGAccaacctcttcaccgTTGCCCCCTACGCCGTCGGCACCATCGCACTCTGCGTCACCGCTTGGTCCTCAGACCGTTTCCGTGAACGAGGTTTCCATCTTGCCTCCTCTATTATTCTCGTATTTATCGGATGTATCCTTTTGGTCGCGCTTCCCGTCACAAGCATCGGCCCGGCTTATTTTGCCACCTTTCTTATTACCGCCGGCGCGTTCACTCCAAGTGTCATATTTCACACTTGGCACCAGTGTAACGACCCTACTGAAGATGGTCGAGCCTTCCGAGTTGGCGCTTACAGTAAGCCAGCACCGGAAGCCATATGAAGTATGTCTGACATGCCGTCCTCACAGCTTTCCTTGCCAACTTGGGTGGTATTGTTTCTGGCAAGTCGCTTTGTTCGCTACCACACTGTTCCCACACTGACATTTCCACAGCCCAAATCTTCCTTGACAAATGGTCGCCCGCATACATCATCCCCCTCGGTATTACTGCCGGTATTGAGGGCCTTGCtgccattctcatcatcggTTTACGGATGTGGATGTACATTGATAACCGAAAGAGAaatcaagctcaaggtgTCAGCTGGCAGAGCAAAGATGTCCCCACCGAGGTTTTGGCTGAGGGACCAAAGAACTCTATGTTCCGTCACTTCTATTGATTTTCCGTTGTAGCTTTTCTGATCTCGAGTAGTCGTTAATTCCTGCGTTGTATTAAGGCTTTCAAAGTTATGATACTGTGCCTAGAATGTTACGTTATA
Coding sequences within:
- a CDS encoding high-affinity nicotinic acid transporter, translating into MSKLESGSSLQVIKDEAARDSVTKVEEVAEILDYSFAKEENRSVVRKLDLHILPLVWACYLFNSLDRNNVSNAKSDGMTTDLNFPDEGYSIMLTVFTVPFACLVVPGVMLTRKIGPKITIPGYMFGWGAMAMINAACKNFAGVLIVRLILGAFEAGFAASLIFYLTTFYTRGELGKRVAAFYSCQALSGAFSGLIAYGVFQMDSKLWGWQILFLIEGAFTVAFAILAGLMLPWSPSTASFLTDREKEVARLRILKDGSTTVDTKFNRKVFFKPLKDWKFYIFASIALCYGVATFVAGSFLTQIIGRFHYSVVKTNLFTVAPYAVGTIALCVTAWSSDRFRERGFHLASSIILVFIGCILLVALPVTSIGPAYFATFLITAGAFTPSVIFHTWHQCNDPTEDGRAFRVGAYTFLANLGGIVSAQIFLDKWSPAYIIPLGITAGIEGLAAILIIGLRMWMYIDNRKRNQAQGVSWQSKDVPTEVLAEGPKNSMFRHFY